From the Bradyrhizobium ontarionense genome, the window CGTTCGCCGGGACGACAGCGGTGCTTGTTGAGCCGGTCGTTGTCACAGCGGCAAGCGTAGGGTGGACAAAGCGACCGCCCGCAGGGCGGTCGCGTGCCCACCATCTGTCTGCGCATTCCCGAGGGAATGGTGGGCACGGCGCGCGCGAGGGTTCGCCATCAGACGGCGGCGGCGCGGCGCGCCTTTGCCCATCCTACAGAACCGTGATCAGGCCCGCGCGCCGGTGAAGGCGAAGCTGCCCATGAAGCCGATGCCCATCTCGCCGGAGATGGTGTCGCCGGACACCTTGCCCTTGAAATCGAGCGTCAGCGGCATCGGGCTGGTGATGGAGACCTTCCAGGCGACGTCGTCGCCGTCGACGGTGCCGTCGAAGATCTCGGCGGAATCGCCTTCCGCGGCCTGGCTCCCCGTCAGCGTCGCGCCCGAGCTCTTCACGCTCAGGGTCGCGCTGCGCTCGCCCATCGGCGTGTTCAAGGTCAGATTCCAGTTGCCGTCCACAGCCATCGATCGTTCTCCCTGGCGTTGTGCATCCCCAGGCGCCGAAGCGGCCCCGCATGGATGCATTCGGCGCCCCTATAGCGCATCTTTGGCCGCAAGCCCATTGGGCGATCAGATGCGGCGATCAGGCCCGCGCGGCCCTGATGCGGTTGGCAACCACGAAGCGGAAGGCGACGAACTGCAGCGCGAAGGCCGCGACCTTGGCGCCGCCGGCGACCACGGTGATGTAGAGCACCCACAGCTTGATGTCGCCGGTCATGGCGACCGCGATCGTGCCGAGGCCGAGCGCGAACATCAGCGCCGCCCAGGCGTAGCCGGCGACGGTGACGTATTCCGGGATGGTCTCCGCCACGATCGGCGGAACGTAGCGCAGCATCCAGCCGCGCTTGAGCATGATGACGCCGATCGCGAAATGGCCGATCGCGGGCTTGGCGAACATGAAGCGGGGATCGTTGGTCAGGAGCGTGACGCCGCCGAGCACGATGACCAGGCCCACGCTGGCATAGGCCATGAAGCTGAGGCTCACGCCCTTGATGCGGGCGTAGACCACCTGCACGATCGCGACGGCGACCGCGGCCGAGGTGGCCAGCACGACATCGTCGGTCGCGACATACAGGATGAAGAACACTGCGGCAGACAGGAAGTCGGCAGCCAGTTTAGCAAACACGTCTTTCACGCACGTCTCCCTGGGGGCAGAACCGGTCACGAATCCTGGCCGGACATTGCGGCGGCAGTCTGCACGGCCATGTCCTTTGCCTTACGGTACTCTGGATACCAGCGCGTGAAATAAAGTGCACTATTGCGTGCGGCAAAAGCGATGGCGAGGCCGCTCCAATAGGGCAGGCCGGGCACGTAGAGCGTCATCAGGTTGCCTATGATCATCAGCAGTGCCGACAGCGTCCAGGCACCGGTGATGACGTAATTGGCGCGCAGAAAGCCGGGAATTGCCGCGGTTTCCGCCGGCACGGCCTCGATCGCATATTGCAGGGTGAAGGGTGCGCGCAGCAGCATCGAGCCGAGCGACAGCGCGAAAATGCCGCAGTCCACCGCGAGGCGCACCGCAGAGGCGCTCATGGCCGGATCGACAAAGCTGAGGTAGCCGGCGACCATCGCGAACACGAAAGCCGAGCCGAGGCCCAAAATCTTGATCGAGCGGCCCTTGGCGATGTCGAGCGCGACCACCGCCAGGCACAGCGCGGTGGCCACGGCCAGGCTGAGTGTGGCCGACACCACCATCATCAGCGCGGCGTAGATGCCGTAGGGCGCAAGGATGAGGAAGATGGTCATCGATGCTCCTCCCGAGCCGATCTTTACAATGGCAAGATAAATACGGGGCGTCGGGCGGTGGGTCAAGTCAAATCTTGACAGTGTCAAAATATTGTGAGGATGAGATTTTATATCGTGGTATCAGATGTTTAATCAGGATGGGCGGCGGCGCGCTAGGCCGCCCCGACCCAATTGCCGTGGAAGCCGTCGGGCACCCGGTGGCCGAGATGGACCAGCGCGACGGGGCCGCTGCCGATATCGGTCGCGTTGAACACGGCGAGGTCGCTGCAGTTGGTGTCGGCGCGCCAGACCACGGTCAGCAGCCAGCCGTCGCCCTCGGCAGCCTCAGGGCTGCGCGGCACGAACACCGGCTCGGACAGGCTGTCGCCGTCCGGCAGCAGGTAGGCCCCGCGGCGTGCGCCGGCGCCGTCGACATGGGCGATCCCGGAGAGCGCGCCGAACAGCGGCCCGTCCGGATTGGCGCAGGCGTACCAGCCGTGATGGCTCGTGAGCCCGGCGCGGCGGTCGTCGATGCGGGGGAATTCGCCGGTGAGGTCGTCGAGATACGTCTGGGTGAAGCGGTCGCTGTTGCCGGCGAGATCGAAGCTCCAGCGGCACAGGCGCGCGCGCGACTTCGCGGGGTCGGTCGGCCGGCCGTCGGGATGGGGAAACAGCGGCGGCTCGTCGAATTGCATGACGTCGGCGATGATGCGGCTGCCGTCCTCCCAGGCGTTCATGATGTGGAACACGTAGCAGGCCTCGCCGCGAAACCAGACGATGTCCTTGACGTCGCCGCTGCGCTTCATGATGCCGACGAAGGCGCCCTTGTCGGGCTCCCACGCATAAGGCGGCTTGCCGGACATTGCCCGCTCCATGCTGCCGGTGAGCGGCAGGATCGGAAACAGCACGTGATCGGCCGTGACGATGAAGTCGTGCACCATGCTGGCATAGGGCGCCTCGAAGCGACTGAGGCGCGCGAGCTTGCCGCTTGCGTCGACC encodes:
- a CDS encoding septation protein IspZ, with protein sequence MKDVFAKLAADFLSAAVFFILYVATDDVVLATSAAVAVAIVQVVYARIKGVSLSFMAYASVGLVIVLGGVTLLTNDPRFMFAKPAIGHFAIGVIMLKRGWMLRYVPPIVAETIPEYVTVAGYAWAALMFALGLGTIAVAMTGDIKLWVLYITVVAGGAKVAAFALQFVAFRFVVANRIRAARA
- a CDS encoding carotenoid oxygenase family protein; this encodes MNGQSRDTAQQARRERSNLAPIPFECDAPFLKITGELPRALNGTLYRNGPNPQFDAPGAHWFVGDGMLHAFQLENGRAAYRNRWIRTPKFEAERRAGRALFGGFGRKLPDAPGDITDGGVANTNIIAHAGRLLALEEAHLPTEIEPGTLATTGYQDFGGRLRGAFTAHPKTDPVTGELLFFGYNATGPLTPALSYGTVDASGKLARLSRFEAPYASMVHDFIVTADHVLFPILPLTGSMERAMSGKPPYAWEPDKGAFVGIMKRSGDVKDIVWFRGEACYVFHIMNAWEDGSRIIADVMQFDEPPLFPHPDGRPTDPAKSRARLCRWSFDLAGNSDRFTQTYLDDLTGEFPRIDDRRAGLTSHHGWYACANPDGPLFGALSGIAHVDGAGARRGAYLLPDGDSLSEPVFVPRSPEAAEGDGWLLTVVWRADTNCSDLAVFNATDIGSGPVALVHLGHRVPDGFHGNWVGAA